In the genome of Hevea brasiliensis isolate MT/VB/25A 57/8 chromosome 14, ASM3005281v1, whole genome shotgun sequence, the window AAGGGACAGTAGATTGGCTTCTAAAAGGTTTGGAAAAATTGCTTGTATTCTTAGGCTTTTTACTGACTTCCAACACTTGTTCTTGAAGCCTAGCTACTTCTATAGCCTGAGATAAGGAAACAGGCTTCATATTCTAACAACCAACCTAATTTCATCCTTTAAACCCCCCATAAAAGCAGACAGAAAATAAGATTCACCTAATTCAGGCATTAATCTCTCAATTCTTATTCTTAATTCCTCAAATTCATCTTGATATTCCTCTAAAGATCCCTCCTGTCTCAGTTTCATAAAACCCTCTACTAAATCCTCTAGCCTTTCATCCCCAAATCTGCTGCAAATTCCCTTCTCAAATTCTTCCCAAGAATGTACTCCACCCCTATTCCAATTATGGAACCATGCATCAGCCCTATCCACCAAAAACAGGCTCGCTATTGGTACCTTTTGATCAATAGGAACCTTATAGAtctcaaaatatttttcacacCTTCTCAACCAAGCCCTAGGTTCTTTCCCATCAAAAGTAACTAACTCTATCTTGGGCAAAATCTGTGGTGTACCTttcataaaagaaaattttccaaGGTTATTAGGGTTATCTATATTCTGTAAATTCTGGATCCTTGTAGGGTTAGGTAATAAACCCATCCCACTTCCCAAAATTGACTGAGATCCAATATTTTTAGATCTACTTCCACCTTCCCCAGAATTACTAACTTCCTTACTCCTTCCAGCACTCATGTAGGCTCTCGCAATTCTTCCAAGATAACATTCTGACCCTCAGTTTTCTTCATCATATCTTCTTTAAATTCCTTCAGATCTCCAGCAGTTCTTGAAGCCACTTCTTGCAGATTCCGAGAAACTTCTTGCAAATTCCTCACTTGTTCTTCCAGCTCAGCAATCTTCACCATCTCAGGACTCACTACAACTGATCTGGTCATATTTCCGACTTCCAGGAACCAATTACCCACTGATTCTTGGATCTGATTGCTCTAATACCAAATGTTAGGGTTAAGGAACCCTAACACAGAATTATAAGAGAAGTAGGGAAAattagagaagagagagagagaatagagAGATAGTTGAGAGAGAATTGAGAATTATTATTTCTTTGGTAATTCTTGAATGAATATACAAGATTAGCTTGTTTGAAAATTTATATCTCAACTCAGTAACTACTTTCTCTAAAGTCAAACATAGCAGTTACCAATTCTGTTACAGAATCAGTTATACACTCTAGCTTCCTTTCCCGCCAATATTCCCCTTCCTATTACTATTATACTTTCTTCTATAGTATGTAACAGGATATTTGCTTGGTTGAAGCATTCCTTGCTAAGTTTGTTCTGTTCATGTGAGGAGTTGCCTTTCGTTAAATTTTTTGGGTTCTTATGTCGATTAATCTAAGAAATCCTAATTTTGAGAGGTGGTATCAGAAAAAGCTACATGCTTGTATTACATTCTGTGGTTTCTGTCCATTTCAATTTTGCATGTTCATGATCTCAATTGTGGATTGTTAGATTTTTGGACTGCCTTTGGCTGCAGATCATCGTCAGATGTTTCATAAAGCCTAAGAAAGAGTAATAGCATAATATAGCATCTCTCTCACTCTATTTACTCCTTTTTAAATTTGCAGGTGCTAGTTCATTTTTGTGATAAGGTTTAGTTGTTCATTTTTGTAGTACTGATGACGGCCCTATCATCATCTGGAATTAAGTAAATCTGTCTTATGAGTTTTCTGCTTGAGATTTTCTAGTTAGGCTGAGGcatttccaagtataatattgtGTCGTTAGCCATGTAAATTTACTTCATGGTTTTTTTCCCTTGATACTGATGTCCAGGTGGGATGGTGGTCTGGCATCTCAGAAGATGTACATGATCCTTATGGTCTAATTATCCATATTACTGCAGAGCATGGAAGATATGTGGCAAGGAGTTATAGTCCTCGGTAATTATTTACATGCTTGTAGAagggtttcattttaatttatcattcataaatGATATATACAACACCTTGTAGGCATTTCTTTCACATTCATTTGACTGATGATTAACAGTGATCTTATTAGCCATTCTTTCACTGCTGGGCATTTCCAAGTCCAAATACAACTTCAAAATTTGATTGATGAGTAACTATTTAAAAAGTAAAAAGTGGCTCTATTGTCCTTGTGCGTGCTGATGCATTCAGGCAAAGGAAACGCCTTCTCAGTCAAAATCAAAGTGTGTGACCCAATCACAtggattttaataatttttgaagGTCTAATATTCATCTATCTTATTCTTTCAGACAGCTTGCTACAGCTGCAGTTGGTATTCCAGTGTTTGAGATCTTTGTTACAAAGAACAGGATAGGTGAATACAAGCAGCAGGTATCCTCCTTGTCTAACTCACGTATTTTTGGTATAGTTCAGTGAATAAGTTATAAACTTTTGACTGTgagatttaatttatttatttcataagcAAACAGTGCATTCCAGGCAACAAGGAGTTGCCAAGTGCCAGCCTGTATGCAAGATAAAATTCTTCAAAGGAAAGATTGCAGAAGTATAAGGCAGCTTGGATATTCCTAAATTGCTCCCACTGAACTGAAAATCCAACTTATTTGGTCATCTATCTTTTGAGCTTGGACTTGGGATAATTCCTCCCAAAAAAAATTTCCTGTCATTCAAAAAATATTTACTGCAGTTAAATCTGTCAGTCTTTTCTGTATGATAATATTTGTCTCTATATTATAACCACTATGTTAAATCTACAATAGGCCAAATGTTGTAACATGCACTGTTACCAGGATTGTAGTAGTAATTGCAATCCAATACGTCTGGACTCAAAGTCTCAAACCTTGACCCTTGGAGGAGCAAAATGCCTTTTTAAAATCCTTTGGCTTTCATCCGAACTCCATAATGTTTAAACTTTGTTCCATGAGGGAAGCAAAGTGCCCTACCTTGGTCTTTGACCTTCAAATTTACTTAGCTCATCTTGTGCATCAATCATTATGTACTGGTTTATTTTAGACTTGTATACATAAGCATGTGCTTGCAAACATGGAGAGATGCTGGCACGCTTAGTTGTATGCGTGTATTCTTCCGTAGATGCATTTACTTGTCTGCTCATATCCTATCTAGATGTGGCATTGTTGCATTGATGCTTCTGGTTCAATGTGTCAGAAACATTCTCTGATGAGATTCATGTGCCTTTTTAGGCTGTGTACTTGAAAAGGAAAGCATTTTTCCAAGACTCTTCAACAGTGTCCTCGAAATCACCAGGTGCCACCAGCCACTTGAATCCACCAGGGCCAATTGAAGAAAAAAGTGATCTATTTGTTGTGAGCACTGAGGACATTGAGGATGGCGATGATACAGAAGATGGTTCTGATCTCAATGATGGATTGCCTGGTTTTCAGAATATTTTGCGAGATATGATTCCTGGTGTGAAGGTCAAGGTCTTGAAGGTGACAGCTCCTGCAAAGGTGGATAGGGATTTCATATCTAAGGTGATAGAGCAGATAATGGATGAAGAAGATGACGAGAAGGATATTGAGTTAGAAAGCATAGAGACAGAAGATGAAATTAGAGGTGAAAGCGACCAAGAAAGAGATGAGATTGAAATGGATGCCACTGATGGCATCATTGATAATGAAGGGCCAAGTGAAATTTCAGTTAAAGTTGTTGTTGGAGGTCTCACTCAAAAACTTTCAGGAAGCACGCCTATGAAACAGTCACTCAGAGTGCCTGCTAAGCTAGAGAAAAAGGGACGGAGATCATTTTGCTTTTCTATTGAGAAAGATGTGAACCAACAGGGTTCTGTTGCCAAGGAAGCAGGCTCGGTTAAAAAAGCAAAGTTTCGAGGTCAACGCAGTGTGGACAGCATTATGTTGGATCTTGCTAAATTTATTGGTAGGGAGAAGATACCCTTGAAGGTGGGTTCTATTTTCTGCAGGTTACGTCTTTGTGTACCTTCGGCAGATTGGAGATCAACTATTTGTTAAGTTTATTACAATTGATGGTTTGTTTGATTTCTTTTACTTCATCTGTGCAGGTGCTGAAAGATGTTGGCGACTTAATAAATTTTACCCTTAGTCAAGCTCAAAATCGTCAACCACTGTCTGGATCAACAACTTTCCATCGGATTGAAATATCAACATCTCTAGACCCTCTAAATGGTGATTTGTTACAGAATCTGTTCGTTGTTAAGTTATTAtggacacaagtccaaattcactgccttaaaaatttatatacattTTTTAATGTTGTCTCTGAACACAAATTTAATACAATGAAGTActtaaacaataaaaattatgGCAATTTATACCTTCTGACACCTAAAAGTTAAAACTGATTTTTGGTGCTGAGTCAGAGTTGATTTGGAACTATGTATTACATGTATTCTTAAGCTTAgaaaaaaagggggaaaaaaacACTAGCTCATGGTTGATGTGAAGTATACGCACCACTAATAATTGGTTTACTATAGgattttttttctctctaaaaCCACTTTATAATTTTCTGTCAATTTGTTGTATCAGCTTATGTGGGACCAGCTGTACATGTAGGCTGTAGCTctttttaattattctaatacATTAATGGACATTAATTAGGATCTTTTTTTTAGGGGTGCTGGCACCCCATGGCGCATCATCTTTTTTGACACTTCATAACATATGTGGACTAAATAATTCCAACTCAATTCTGACTTGGCGCCAGAAAAtagctcatttggtcacaaattatAAATTGTTACAAAGTTTTTGCTTAAGACTTTGAGTAATTcattgtatgaaattattgttctAGGATTACATTGCAAAAGTTCATAAAGTTTTAAGGTAAAAATCTGGACTTGTGATGTTATTATGAGATGTTATGTAGTTTCTCCTTGGTAGTTCTCTGTTTTTGACATGTTTAGGACCCTTCGTAGGTCTGTTATTTTTGATCCCCTATGCTCAACTTAGggtgaaatttttaaattttaaactgtGTTATTTTGTCAGGACTTTATATTGGGGCTCATGGACTATACACCTCAGAAGTCATACATCTACAACGTAAATTTGGTCAATGGCAAGATGAGCGTGGGACCAAGGAGCCTTCTAATCTAGAGttttatgaatatgttgaagctaTAAAATTAACTGGAGATCCATACGTACCTGCTGGAcaggtaatttcatttatttaacatTTGTTTGTGAAAGCTGGGGAGGGTTCTTCTGTGTTATCTTAGTGACTTGTCATTCTCTTTAGCAATGTGGAACTTGTTGTTTCAGTTTTTTCTGATGCTTACCAGTTTTGGCCATATAAAGTTTACAACTTCAGGTTTGCTAATATAAGTAGTATATGCTCCAgtgcttaattttttttttttttccatattcatttatttattttacaagCATAGTCCTGAATTATTTGATATGGATAAATAACTAGGATTGTTTTGTGCTTCACTGGATGATTTGCTGCCTTGTTGGGATAGCCCAAAAGGCCAAAACTAGGGAGTTCAGTTTGGTTGGCCCTTAACTGTGCTCATTTTTCAGATATTCATAGCTAGCCTGTATCCATAAACCATAACAGGTTTACTTTACTGATTCTTGTAGGTGGCATTTCGTGCTAAGGTTGGAAAAAGGTATCAGCTTCCTCATAAAGGCATCATTCCTGAAGAATTTGGAGTGGTATGTTTGTAAGCTTGTAACCTTTTTTACATTTCCTCTTTCTCTTTGCTGAAGGGTTTGTTGTGGTTTATTTGAAACTCAGATTGCTCGGTATAGAGGACAAGGGAGGCTTGCTGAGCCTGGTTTTCAGAATCCTCGATGGGTTGATGGTGAACTTGTTATTCTTGATGGAAAGGTTTTCAGCTCTTATATTATCTCGTCACATATGTTATACTCTCTTGAAACTATAATTTATTTGTGCCTTTTCTCAGAAAGATATTAATAGGGCATCATTTTTCATTTTGTGCAGTACATCAAAGGGGGCCCTGTTGTTGGGTTTGTATATTGGGCTCCTGAATATCACTTCTTGGTGTTTTTCAACCGTCTGAGGCTTCAATAATAGATGCCCGTGTATATAATGTTCAAGCTTGTCTATTCTTTCATTGTATTTTATGAGGTGAGTACTTTCTAACTAAAAATTGGTCAAGCATTTGTAAATTTGTAACTGAATTCATGATACCTATGGTCTATACTCAATAGGCTAGGTTGCCTCAAATTGTTCCAACAATTTGCCATGGTCATGCTATGGTACCATTAGCCCTCTGTATGGGTACAAGTCCTAAGCTGGAAAGTTGATCTATTGGCAGTTCCTTCTAATGTTACTTGTAGAAATTCTGGTGAATGTTTTAGGGCAATGGATTTGTATTTTGAGAGGTGCATTTTGAAACTACTTCATTTTGTACGTTACATTTTGATGGATTAGATTATTGCAATTGCAAACCAATATGAGACATTT includes:
- the LOC110641473 gene encoding protein EXECUTER 1, chloroplastic — protein: MASISPPTPPHKLSFRTHHRFLRKRPSYPSPSPSPPFPSHSFSWASSDSSSSAAAAASTSLCRCTNSSSSDSSSTHWRWDAALQGVIESAMKRIDSFINPRGKEDKEMGDGMDAERDGGKGEEEWDWNRWRRHFEEVDEQERVVSVLKSQLNQAVNREDYEDAARLKVAIAAAATNDAVGRVMSQLSRAVAEERYQDAALLRDDAGAGLVGWWSGISEDVHDPYGLIIHITAEHGRYVARSYSPRQLATAAVGIPVFEIFVTKNRIGEYKQQAVYLKRKAFFQDSSTVSSKSPGATSHLNPPGPIEEKSDLFVVSTEDIEDGDDTEDGSDLNDGLPGFQNILRDMIPGVKVKVLKVTAPAKVDRDFISKVIEQIMDEEDDEKDIELESIETEDEIRGESDQERDEIEMDATDGIIDNEGPSEISVKVVVGGLTQKLSGSTPMKQSLRVPAKLEKKGRRSFCFSIEKDVNQQGSVAKEAGSVKKAKFRGQRSVDSIMLDLAKFIGREKIPLKVLKDVGDLINFTLSQAQNRQPLSGSTTFHRIEISTSLDPLNGLYIGAHGLYTSEVIHLQRKFGQWQDERGTKEPSNLEFYEYVEAIKLTGDPYVPAGQVAFRAKVGKRYQLPHKGIIPEEFGVIARYRGQGRLAEPGFQNPRWVDGELVILDGKYIKGGPVVGFVYWAPEYHFLVFFNRLRLQ